The following proteins are encoded in a genomic region of Peromyscus eremicus chromosome 14, PerEre_H2_v1, whole genome shotgun sequence:
- the LOC131923798 gene encoding vesicle transport through interaction with t-SNAREs homolog 1B, whose protein sequence is MATSAASSEHFEKLHEIFRGLLEDLRGVPERLLGTAGTEEKKKLVRDFDEKQQEANETLAEMEEELRYAPLTFRNPMMSKLRNYRKDLAKLHREVRSTPLTAAPGGRGDVKYGSYALENEHLNRLQSQRALLLQGTESLNRATQSIERSHRIATETDQIGTEIIEELGEQRDQLERTKNRLVNTNENLSKSRKILRSMSRKVITNKLLLSIIILLELAILVGLVYYKFFRHH, encoded by the coding sequence ATGGCCACCTCCGCCGCCTCCTCCGAGCATTTCGAGAAGCTGCATGAGATCTTCCGCGGCCTCCTTGAAGACCTACGAGGGGTGCCCGAGCGGCTGCTGGGGACCGCGGGGACCGAAGAGAAGAAGAAGCTGGTCAGAGATTTTGATGaaaagcaacaggaagcaaaTGAAACGTtggcagagatggaggaagaacTACGGTATGCACCACTGACTTTCCGTAACCCCATGATGTCTAAGCTTCGAAACTACCGCAAGGACCTTGCTAAGCTCCACCGCGAGGTGAGAAGTACACCGTTGACAGCCGCACCTGGAGGCCGAGGAGATGTGAAGTATGGCTCATATGCCTTAGAGAATGAGCATTTGAATCGGCTACAGTCTCAAAGAGCATTGCTTCTACAAGGCACTGAAAGCCTGAACCGGGCCACCCAGAGCATTGAGCGTTCTCATCGGATTGCCACAGAAACTGACCAGATTGGTACAGAAATCATAGAAGAGTTGGGGGAGCAACGAGACCAGTTGGAACGTACCAAGAATAGACTGGTCAACACAAATGAAAACTTGAGCAAAAGTCGAAAGATTCTCcgctcaatgtccagaaaagtgaTAACCAACAAGCTGCTGCTTTCCATCATCATCCTACTGGAGCTAGCCATCCTGGTCGGTCTTGTGTACTACAAATTCTTTCGACACCATTGA